One genomic window of Haloferax mediterranei ATCC 33500 includes the following:
- the arcD gene encoding arginine/ornithine antiporter ArcD, which translates to MGTDRYTPRSFDDLSPDKRPSFRQALIPVLGLVAFLGIGSAWLKLDPHIPLIWSIALVGLLGRFVWGYTWEDLYEGIERSLSMGLQALLILFTIYGVVSTWVAAGTIPTLMYYGLDLLSPQVFLPATAILVGITTFAIGSSWTAVGTLGVAFIGIGSGLGVPAPMTAGAILTGAYAGDKQSPLSDTTNLAAAVTNTDLYDHIHAMRTGTFVAFGLSIVGFVVLSLGISGTIPAGQIAEIQTALASTYNISLLAFLPLAVTFGLAAAGYPALTVLLAGAFAGAFTSILVQGASFVTAWQTFMSGTGPETGSELVNSLLASGGVSGSAWTIAIVVAALTLGGLLEQTGILAVLAHRLERGVRSTGSLVAATGISAILTNALTAQQYMSIVVPGMTLRNTYDEFGLDSSDLSQAIESAGTPTGALLPWHAGGAYMSGVLGVATFSYAPYYLFGYLSPLVLFAFILAGVGFAGNATKTSDPSVSPADD; encoded by the coding sequence ATGGGAACTGATAGGTATACACCGCGGTCGTTCGACGACCTCTCACCGGACAAGCGCCCGAGTTTCAGGCAGGCGCTCATCCCGGTTTTAGGACTTGTCGCCTTCCTCGGCATCGGGTCGGCGTGGTTGAAACTCGACCCACACATTCCGCTCATCTGGAGCATTGCACTCGTTGGCCTTCTCGGCCGATTCGTCTGGGGATATACGTGGGAAGACCTCTACGAAGGAATCGAACGGAGTCTCTCGATGGGGTTACAGGCGCTTCTCATCCTGTTTACCATCTACGGTGTCGTCTCGACGTGGGTCGCCGCGGGGACGATTCCGACGCTGATGTACTACGGCCTCGACCTACTCTCACCGCAGGTGTTCCTTCCTGCGACGGCTATCCTCGTCGGCATCACCACGTTCGCCATTGGGTCGTCGTGGACCGCCGTCGGGACGCTCGGCGTCGCATTCATCGGCATCGGCTCCGGACTCGGCGTTCCCGCGCCGATGACCGCCGGTGCCATCCTCACCGGCGCGTACGCGGGTGACAAGCAGTCGCCGCTTTCGGACACGACAAACCTCGCAGCGGCCGTGACGAACACCGACCTCTACGACCACATCCACGCGATGCGAACTGGGACGTTCGTCGCGTTCGGCCTCTCTATCGTCGGCTTCGTCGTGCTGAGTCTCGGAATCTCCGGGACGATTCCGGCCGGGCAAATCGCCGAGATTCAGACCGCACTCGCGTCGACCTACAATATCTCGCTTCTCGCGTTCCTCCCGCTTGCCGTCACCTTCGGCCTCGCCGCGGCCGGCTATCCGGCACTGACGGTGCTCCTCGCCGGTGCCTTCGCAGGCGCGTTCACGAGCATTCTCGTGCAGGGCGCTTCGTTCGTCACTGCCTGGCAGACGTTCATGAGCGGCACCGGTCCCGAAACGGGTTCGGAACTCGTCAACAGTCTCCTCGCTTCCGGCGGCGTCTCGGGTTCGGCGTGGACCATCGCTATCGTCGTCGCGGCGCTGACGCTCGGCGGACTCCTCGAACAGACGGGTATCCTCGCGGTTCTCGCCCACCGCCTCGAACGCGGTGTTCGCAGTACCGGGTCGCTCGTCGCTGCGACCGGTATCTCCGCGATTCTAACCAACGCGCTCACCGCACAGCAGTACATGAGCATCGTCGTTCCGGGCATGACGCTTCGCAACACCTACGACGAGTTCGGTCTCGACAGTTCGGACCTCTCGCAGGCCATCGAGTCGGCGGGGACGCCGACCGGCGCGCTTCTTCCGTGGCACGCCGGCGGCGCGTACATGTCCGGCGTCCTCGGCGTTGCGACGTTCAGCTACGCACCGTACTACCTGTTCGGCTACCTCTCGCCGCTGGTCCTGTTCGCCTTCATCCTCGCCGGTGTCGGATTCGCCGGGAACGCGACGAAAACGAGCGACCCATCGGTCAGCCCGGCAGACGACTAA
- a CDS encoding PH domain-containing protein: protein MTAGEETPTPERDSASTDASDIGNANAEAIDDIDDWMARGADETIVWTGQPRIQTVIPAVFVGVGIIAGVAFIAVTVGEPLAGLLGVVGLAAPLWAYLRVANTRFVITDAALYRKTGILSRSVQRVSLEHVQNSAFSQGITGKMFDYGTVSVEVAGGGGIRFENVNDPQALRNRIESRLGRDELPGTVEQWTAVLDEVRSLRAALE from the coding sequence ATGACCGCGGGTGAGGAAACGCCGACACCCGAGCGAGATTCGGCTTCGACCGACGCGTCCGACATCGGCAACGCGAACGCCGAAGCCATCGACGACATCGACGACTGGATGGCCCGCGGAGCCGACGAAACCATCGTATGGACGGGCCAGCCGCGGATTCAGACGGTCATCCCCGCAGTCTTCGTCGGTGTGGGTATCATCGCGGGCGTCGCGTTCATTGCGGTGACGGTGGGTGAACCGCTCGCCGGACTCCTCGGCGTCGTCGGCCTTGCCGCGCCGCTGTGGGCGTACCTTCGCGTCGCCAACACGCGCTTTGTCATCACCGACGCGGCGCTCTACCGCAAGACGGGCATCCTCTCACGGAGCGTCCAGCGCGTCTCGCTAGAGCACGTCCAGAACAGCGCGTTCTCACAGGGAATCACCGGGAAGATGTTCGATTACGGCACCGTCTCGGTCGAGGTTGCGGGCGGCGGTGGTATCCGATTCGAGAACGTAAACGACCCGCAGGCGCTCCGGAACCGAATCGAGAGCCGCCTCGGACGCGACGAACTTCCGGGAACCGTCGAGCAGTGGACCGCCGTTCTCGACGAGGTTCGGTCGCTTCGGGCGGCGCTGGAGTAG
- a CDS encoding PH domain-containing protein: protein MDNNFDWLTLDDDEEVLWADTPHPYSLVPSFIIGVPLSLVLIGIPMLVGAYLTHKNTNYVVTSDALYRKTGVVSRSVQRIEFDKVQDTSYGQTFFGAQFGYGSVNISTAGGSGIEMSFQNVAEPQSLQTLINERLKRERRDGRESESNGKAAVLDDILVELRSIREAVEDGGATAGVDADTDSTAETANTDPSDFEFDATTTDEQ, encoded by the coding sequence ATGGACAACAACTTCGATTGGCTCACGCTCGACGACGACGAGGAGGTTCTCTGGGCGGACACGCCGCACCCGTACAGCCTCGTGCCGTCGTTTATCATCGGCGTCCCGCTTTCGCTGGTTCTCATCGGGATTCCGATGCTCGTCGGCGCGTACCTCACGCACAAAAACACCAACTACGTCGTCACTTCCGACGCCCTCTACCGCAAGACGGGCGTCGTCTCGCGGAGCGTCCAGCGCATCGAATTCGACAAGGTACAGGACACATCCTACGGCCAGACGTTCTTCGGCGCGCAGTTCGGCTACGGTTCGGTCAACATCAGCACCGCGGGCGGAAGCGGCATCGAAATGAGTTTCCAAAACGTCGCGGAACCGCAGTCGCTCCAGACGCTCATCAACGAGCGACTCAAGCGCGAGCGACGGGATGGGCGTGAGTCCGAATCGAACGGGAAGGCGGCCGTTCTCGACGATATTCTCGTGGAACTCCGTTCGATTCGGGAAGCCGTCGAAGACGGTGGTGCGACTGCCGGTGTCGACGCCGACACCGATTCGACGGCGGAAACGGCGAACACCGACCCGAGCGACTTCGAGTTTGACGCGACCACGACCGACGAGCAATGA
- a CDS encoding Lrp/AsnC family transcriptional regulator produces MDKQSLLDLLRHDARESVDDIARQLGADAEAVAAALDELEDDGVVRGYQAVVDWNRVDEEHVRAQVEVDVELDRETGYEEIATRIARFPEVATLRLVSGTYDFFIEVEGESMHAVSNFVSERIAPIPEVTKTVTHFVMDSYKEEGIELGDGDDDDRLSVSP; encoded by the coding sequence ATGGACAAGCAGTCACTGCTCGACTTGCTGCGTCACGACGCTCGAGAGAGTGTAGACGACATCGCCCGCCAGCTGGGCGCAGACGCCGAGGCAGTGGCAGCAGCACTCGACGAACTCGAAGACGACGGGGTCGTCCGCGGCTACCAGGCCGTTGTCGACTGGAACCGCGTCGACGAGGAACACGTCCGAGCGCAAGTCGAAGTCGACGTGGAACTCGACCGTGAGACGGGATACGAGGAGATTGCCACCCGTATCGCGCGGTTTCCGGAAGTTGCGACGCTCAGACTCGTCTCCGGTACCTACGACTTCTTCATCGAAGTCGAAGGCGAGTCGATGCACGCCGTCTCGAACTTCGTCTCCGAGCGCATCGCCCCCATCCCGGAAGTCACCAAGACGGTGACGCACTTCGTGATGGACTCCTACAAGGAGGAGGGCATCGAACTCGGCGACGGCGACGACGACGACCGACTCTCTGTGTCGCCATGA
- a CDS encoding pyridoxal phosphate-dependent aminotransferase produces MTFGDHLSDRVEQVPPSGIRRFFELAEEVDDVISLGVGEPDFSAPWAARTAAIDSLERGKTSYTSNRGMRELREAISERVTRYGQEYDPENEIIVTTGASEAVDLAFRAFVDAGDVVAIPQPSYISYTPGAIFAGGEPLPVPTHAEDEFKLTPEALEAAGADEADVLVLCYPNNPTGAVMTDEELADVADFVREHDLLVLSDEIYADLRYEDDHASIATHPGMRERTIVFNGFSKAYAMTGLRLGYAMGPPEAIDAMNKVHQYAMLSAPTTAQYAALEALRSCDDAVEEMRTEYDRRRRFVLARFDEMGLDCFEAKGAFYVFPEAPDGDDEAFAEGLLEEQNVALVPGSVFGAGGEGHLRVSYATSMRELREAMNRIEAYVSE; encoded by the coding sequence ATGACGTTCGGCGACCACCTTTCCGACCGCGTCGAACAGGTTCCGCCCTCGGGTATCCGACGGTTCTTCGAACTCGCCGAGGAGGTAGACGATGTCATCTCCCTCGGTGTCGGTGAACCGGACTTCTCTGCGCCGTGGGCCGCTCGAACCGCCGCTATCGACTCGCTCGAACGCGGGAAGACCTCGTACACCTCGAACCGCGGCATGCGCGAACTCCGGGAGGCGATTTCGGAGCGCGTCACCCGCTATGGACAGGAGTACGACCCCGAAAACGAGATTATCGTCACAACCGGTGCCAGCGAAGCCGTCGACCTCGCGTTTAGAGCCTTCGTCGATGCTGGCGACGTGGTTGCCATCCCGCAACCGTCGTACATTTCGTACACGCCTGGGGCCATCTTCGCCGGCGGCGAGCCGCTGCCAGTGCCGACTCACGCCGAAGACGAGTTCAAACTCACGCCGGAGGCACTCGAAGCGGCGGGTGCCGACGAAGCTGACGTGCTGGTGCTTTGCTACCCGAACAACCCGACCGGCGCGGTAATGACCGACGAGGAACTCGCCGATGTGGCGGACTTCGTCAGGGAACACGACCTGCTCGTCCTCTCGGACGAGATATACGCCGACCTTCGGTACGAAGACGACCACGCCTCAATCGCAACCCATCCTGGAATGCGCGAGCGAACCATCGTGTTCAACGGGTTCTCGAAGGCGTACGCGATGACCGGCCTACGTCTCGGCTACGCGATGGGACCGCCGGAAGCCATCGACGCGATGAACAAGGTCCACCAGTACGCGATGCTCTCGGCACCGACGACTGCGCAGTACGCGGCGCTCGAAGCCCTGCGGTCGTGTGACGATGCCGTCGAGGAGATGCGCACGGAGTACGACCGTCGCCGACGGTTCGTCCTCGCTCGCTTCGACGAGATGGGACTCGACTGCTTCGAGGCGAAGGGGGCGTTCTACGTCTTCCCCGAAGCGCCCGATGGCGACGACGAAGCATTCGCGGAAGGACTCCTCGAAGAGCAGAACGTCGCGCTCGTCCCAGGGAGCGTCTTCGGAGCGGGCGGCGAAGGCCACCTCCGCGTCTCGTACGCGACAAGTATGCGAGAGCTTCGCGAGGCGATGAACCGAATCGAAGCGTACGTCTCCGAGTAG
- a CDS encoding universal stress protein, translating to MYDNILLPVDGSPAAEQAIPHVFGLAEQYDATVHVLFVVNTNRDNVGIVGGTVLEALEQEGQQVVDEVVSRGEERGIEIIGDVTRGAPHEAILDYADDNEVEVIVMATHGRTGVERVLLGSVTERVVRTSPVPVLTVRASE from the coding sequence ATGTACGACAACATTCTCCTCCCAGTTGATGGGAGTCCGGCCGCCGAGCAGGCCATCCCACACGTGTTTGGACTCGCAGAGCAGTACGACGCGACAGTTCACGTGTTGTTCGTCGTGAACACCAACCGGGATAACGTCGGCATCGTTGGGGGTACCGTCCTCGAGGCTCTCGAACAGGAAGGTCAGCAAGTCGTTGATGAAGTCGTCTCACGGGGGGAAGAACGCGGAATCGAAATAATCGGGGATGTGACACGAGGGGCACCACACGAAGCCATTCTCGACTATGCCGACGACAACGAAGTCGAAGTGATTGTAATGGCAACCCACGGCCGAACAGGAGTTGAGCGCGTCCTCCTCGGGAGTGTTACTGAGCGAGTCGTACGGACATCACCGGTTCCGGTACTCACGGTTCGTGCTTCGGAGTAA
- a CDS encoding DUF7504 family protein, whose translation MVSGGDTDTVVTEDTSTFHLGLDDLKRRGSALLVVGSVPTELYSRASKQMLGAPDEPRRRLLVLNDSTPLDARLSPSIQRSMEWTRAIRYTTLERGTAAVTSPVAGRVQTAYERHVSGGLGELGAEISEDVTEFDRLAGTLSPAELRVAFDCLPSLLSRYEREHVFRFLHIMTAHVRAQNGMVHVWSPGDRSDEINRVLEPLFDAVVELNVEGTEAQHRWHLRQKDVSSGWLPLKP comes from the coding sequence ATGGTTTCGGGAGGTGACACAGACACAGTCGTGACCGAGGATACATCCACATTCCACCTCGGATTGGATGACCTCAAGCGACGAGGGAGCGCACTCCTTGTCGTCGGTTCAGTTCCAACTGAACTCTACTCGCGTGCCTCGAAACAGATGCTCGGAGCACCAGATGAACCGCGCCGACGCCTCCTCGTCTTGAACGACTCCACACCGCTTGACGCCCGACTCAGCCCTTCCATTCAACGGTCGATGGAGTGGACACGGGCGATTCGATACACGACGCTTGAACGTGGTACTGCGGCCGTCACCTCACCGGTAGCGGGCCGGGTGCAGACGGCGTACGAACGTCATGTGAGCGGTGGGCTCGGGGAACTCGGTGCCGAGATTTCCGAGGATGTAACCGAGTTCGACCGTCTCGCAGGAACGCTCTCACCCGCCGAGCTTCGGGTTGCCTTCGACTGTCTCCCGTCGCTCCTGTCACGATACGAGCGTGAACACGTATTCCGGTTTCTCCACATCATGACAGCACACGTTCGGGCCCAAAACGGGATGGTTCACGTCTGGTCGCCGGGTGACCGGTCCGACGAGATAAATCGAGTTCTCGAACCGCTGTTCGATGCTGTCGTGGAGCTCAATGTCGAAGGAACGGAAGCACAACATCGGTGGCATCTCAGACAGAAAGACGTGTCGTCCGGCTGGTTACCCCTGAAACCGTGA
- a CDS encoding DUF7503 family protein has protein sequence MADKSNQMVSYLRQNPRMMGVLFTLLLLLSQAGSVAAGCAGYIYGP, from the coding sequence ATGGCCGATAAGTCCAACCAGATGGTTTCGTACCTTCGTCAGAATCCCCGTATGATGGGTGTCCTGTTTACGCTCCTACTCCTGCTTTCGCAGGCGGGGAGTGTGGCCGCTGGCTGTGCAGGATACATCTACGGACCGTAA
- a CDS encoding HalX domain-containing protein — MSAEQPLVLIVEDEPDLADLYATWLRNDYRVRVAYGGREALDELDDEVDVVLLDRRMPDLSGDEALSEIRDRGFDCRVAMVTAVEPDFDIIAMGFDDYLVKPVSREALTDTVSNLILRNAYDVGIQDLFSLASKKALLESEKDEAALEENEEYQRLTDRLQELRRELDETLSQLDDTEGIPAVYRDIGDAADSDES; from the coding sequence ATGAGTGCAGAACAGCCACTGGTGCTCATCGTAGAAGATGAGCCTGACCTCGCCGATCTGTACGCAACCTGGCTTAGGAACGACTATCGCGTTCGTGTCGCCTATGGAGGCCGAGAGGCACTCGACGAACTCGACGACGAGGTTGACGTCGTCCTCCTCGACCGTCGAATGCCCGACCTCTCCGGCGACGAAGCGCTCTCGGAAATCCGAGACCGTGGTTTCGACTGCCGCGTCGCGATGGTGACTGCGGTCGAACCAGATTTCGACATCATCGCCATGGGCTTCGACGACTATCTCGTCAAGCCGGTCTCGCGTGAAGCGCTAACGGACACCGTCTCTAACCTTATCTTGCGAAATGCCTACGATGTGGGGATTCAAGACCTGTTTTCCCTCGCTTCGAAGAAAGCGCTCCTCGAATCCGAGAAGGATGAGGCAGCCCTCGAAGAGAACGAAGAGTATCAGAGACTCACCGACCGCCTCCAAGAACTCAGACGCGAACTCGACGAAACACTTAGTCAACTCGACGACACTGAGGGAATACCTGCCGTCTACCGCGATATCGGCGACGCTGCCGATAGCGACGAGTCCTAA
- a CDS encoding TrmB family transcriptional regulator: protein MDTAELRTALRNAGLSQYQAEAYVALLQLGAASATELADACAVPTARIYDVLRDLEANGYIETYEQDSLHARACDPQSVMEDLRSRAVQLDEAAAEIETRWQQPAVDKHMLSIVKRFETVFSRTEEMIRDADGEVQLSVTPEQFENLKPALTEAYENGALVKVSLHSEHSVELDALDESDYRGVATEVRQRTLPTPFVAIADRTGACFAPHTNSVNQYGVLVDDYTLAYVFHWYFQTALWEVWDVVYTAQTGDPPIVYSDIRHFVQDAEPLLHDGKRIVAHIKGYGTDDREPVDFTGEVTDVFYTAVSAPNDTLSFSELAGQVCLTVESNGETYSVGGWGAMLEEIEANRITIEEIA, encoded by the coding sequence ATGGATACCGCGGAGCTACGCACCGCACTTCGAAATGCTGGATTATCGCAGTATCAGGCCGAGGCGTACGTGGCCCTTCTCCAGCTCGGAGCAGCGAGCGCAACAGAACTGGCTGACGCCTGTGCTGTCCCGACAGCACGCATCTACGACGTTCTCCGGGACCTCGAAGCGAACGGCTACATAGAGACGTACGAACAAGACAGCTTGCATGCGCGAGCGTGCGACCCACAATCGGTGATGGAGGACCTCCGGAGCCGGGCCGTTCAACTCGACGAGGCGGCGGCGGAGATAGAGACACGCTGGCAACAACCGGCGGTCGACAAGCACATGCTGAGTATCGTCAAGCGGTTCGAAACCGTATTTAGTCGGACCGAGGAGATGATTCGGGACGCCGATGGAGAGGTTCAACTGTCGGTCACTCCCGAACAGTTCGAGAACCTCAAACCGGCGCTCACCGAGGCGTACGAAAACGGCGCGTTGGTGAAGGTGTCTCTCCATTCCGAGCACTCCGTAGAACTCGACGCACTCGACGAGAGTGATTACCGAGGGGTGGCAACCGAAGTTCGACAACGGACACTTCCGACGCCGTTTGTCGCAATTGCAGATAGGACCGGCGCGTGTTTCGCGCCGCACACCAACTCGGTGAATCAGTACGGTGTCCTCGTCGATGACTACACGTTGGCGTACGTCTTCCACTGGTATTTCCAGACCGCACTATGGGAAGTGTGGGATGTAGTCTATACCGCACAGACGGGTGACCCACCGATCGTCTACTCCGATATTCGGCACTTCGTACAGGACGCCGAACCCCTGCTTCACGATGGGAAACGTATCGTCGCGCACATCAAGGGATACGGGACCGATGACCGAGAGCCAGTCGATTTTACTGGTGAAGTGACAGATGTATTCTACACCGCGGTATCGGCTCCCAACGATACGTTATCGTTTTCTGAACTCGCAGGACAGGTCTGCCTAACTGTCGAGAGTAACGGCGAGACGTACTCTGTCGGTGGTTGGGGCGCAATGTTGGAGGAGATTGAGGCAAATCGAATCACTATTGAGGAAATCGCCTGA
- a CDS encoding beta-ketoacyl-ACP reductase yields the protein MRAKTCVVTGSSKGIGRGIAKRFGEEGCEVVVNYRTSPEAAEGTVDAIEASGGSAIAVQADVTDTDQVKQMRKEAHDAFGQVDVLVNNAGINQDVMFKEMTHEEWDVVLDVHLDGAFHCTQVFYDDLVDAEEGRLINISSIVGKGGNLGQANYATAKAGIFGFTRTLALELAREGTTANCVAPGFISTKMVERIPQKVKDRIQDDTPLGRFGTVEEVAEVVAFLASDRSSFITGEVLDVNGGKDL from the coding sequence ATGCGGGCTAAAACGTGTGTCGTTACGGGATCGTCAAAGGGAATCGGGCGTGGGATTGCCAAGCGGTTCGGCGAAGAGGGGTGCGAAGTCGTGGTCAACTACCGGACTTCTCCGGAGGCGGCCGAAGGGACTGTCGACGCAATCGAAGCGTCAGGCGGGTCGGCTATCGCGGTACAGGCCGACGTGACCGACACGGACCAAGTTAAACAGATGCGAAAGGAGGCCCACGATGCCTTCGGACAGGTGGATGTCTTGGTGAACAATGCGGGTATCAACCAGGACGTCATGTTCAAGGAGATGACCCACGAGGAGTGGGACGTCGTTCTCGACGTTCATCTCGACGGGGCGTTTCACTGTACGCAGGTGTTCTACGACGATTTAGTGGATGCTGAAGAGGGCCGGCTCATCAACATCTCCAGTATCGTGGGAAAAGGCGGCAATCTCGGGCAGGCGAACTACGCGACAGCCAAGGCCGGCATCTTCGGATTCACGCGAACGCTCGCGCTCGAACTCGCCCGCGAAGGCACGACCGCTAACTGTGTCGCGCCCGGGTTCATCTCGACCAAAATGGTCGAGAGAATCCCTCAGAAAGTCAAAGACCGCATCCAAGATGATACTCCACTCGGGCGGTTCGGCACCGTCGAAGAGGTCGCGGAGGTTGTCGCTTTCCTCGCAAGCGACCGCTCGTCGTTCATCACCGGCGAAGTTCTCGACGTCAACGGCGGGAAGGACCTCTAA
- the guaB gene encoding IMP dehydrogenase, with translation MANDVPDEDTFSEKLRVPESLTFDDVLLRPMESRVEPDDADVSTRVSKNVELNIPILSAAMDTVTESGMAIGMAREGGLGVLHRNMDADQMVHEIERVKRADELVIRREDVVTAKPGQTISKVDEMMERAGVSGAPVVDDDDVVLGIISGTDIRPYLEVGESDEVREAMTDEVITAERDVTARDALELMYDHKIERVPIVDDDSRLVGLVTMQGILQRREHENAARDEDGRLVCGVAVGPFDDERAQMADEAGADVIFIDCAHAHNLNVIDTAREIKESVDADVVVGNVGTREAAEELVDFADGVKVGIGPGSICTTRVVSGSGMPQITAVAEVADVASQYDIPVIADGGIRYSGDAIKAIAAGADAVMLGSYFAGTDEAPGRVITMNGKKYKQYRGMGSVGAMRSGGADRYLKEDNEDEEYVPEGVEAATPYKGSLASELHQLVGGMQSGMGYVGAETIPEVKERARFVRVSAAGQTEGHPHDVMITDEAPNYSPSE, from the coding sequence ATGGCGAACGACGTTCCTGACGAAGATACTTTTTCCGAGAAGCTACGGGTACCCGAATCCCTCACGTTCGACGATGTACTGCTCCGTCCGATGGAGAGCCGCGTCGAGCCCGACGACGCCGACGTGTCTACGCGCGTCTCGAAGAACGTCGAACTCAACATCCCCATCCTCTCTGCGGCGATGGACACCGTCACCGAGAGCGGGATGGCAATCGGCATGGCCCGTGAAGGTGGCCTCGGCGTCCTCCACCGAAACATGGACGCAGACCAGATGGTCCACGAGATTGAACGCGTCAAGCGAGCCGACGAACTCGTCATCCGACGCGAAGACGTGGTCACTGCGAAGCCCGGACAGACGATTAGCAAAGTCGACGAAATGATGGAGCGCGCTGGTGTCTCCGGCGCACCCGTCGTCGACGACGACGACGTCGTCCTCGGCATCATCTCCGGCACCGACATCCGTCCGTACCTCGAAGTCGGCGAGTCCGACGAGGTCCGCGAAGCGATGACCGACGAGGTCATCACGGCCGAACGCGACGTGACCGCCCGCGATGCCCTCGAACTGATGTACGACCACAAAATCGAGCGTGTTCCCATCGTCGACGACGACAGCCGACTCGTCGGACTCGTCACGATGCAGGGCATCCTCCAGCGCCGCGAACACGAAAACGCCGCCCGCGACGAGGACGGCCGCCTCGTCTGCGGTGTCGCCGTCGGACCGTTCGACGACGAGCGCGCCCAGATGGCCGACGAAGCCGGTGCTGACGTCATCTTCATCGACTGCGCCCACGCGCACAATCTCAACGTCATCGACACCGCCCGCGAAATCAAGGAGTCCGTCGATGCCGATGTCGTCGTCGGAAACGTCGGCACCCGGGAGGCCGCCGAAGAACTCGTCGACTTCGCCGACGGTGTCAAGGTCGGTATCGGTCCCGGTTCCATCTGTACGACCCGCGTCGTCTCCGGGTCCGGCATGCCGCAGATTACGGCGGTCGCGGAAGTCGCCGACGTCGCCTCGCAGTACGACATCCCCGTCATCGCCGACGGTGGCATTCGCTACTCCGGTGACGCCATCAAGGCTATTGCTGCCGGTGCGGACGCCGTCATGCTCGGTTCCTACTTCGCAGGCACCGACGAGGCACCCGGCCGCGTCATCACGATGAACGGCAAGAAGTACAAGCAGTACCGCGGCATGGGTTCCGTGGGTGCGATGCGCTCCGGCGGTGCCGACCGCTATCTCAAAGAGGACAACGAAGACGAAGAGTACGTCCCCGAGGGCGTCGAGGCCGCGACGCCGTACAAAGGCTCGCTCGCGTCCGAACTCCACCAACTCGTCGGCGGGATGCAGTCCGGGATGGGCTACGTCGGCGCAGAGACGATTCCGGAGGTCAAAGAACGCGCTCGGTTCGTCCGCGTCTCCGCGGCGGGCCAGACCGAAGGACACCCCCACGACGTGATGATTACTGACGAAGCGCCGAACTACAGCCCGAGCGAGTAA
- a CDS encoding DUF5794 domain-containing protein, with the protein MALPLVDGIFPALIMAGALTTAAGGLSVTGILQTGLLIFGGSATVAVILAEMDGTRREQLTSILILGAILIPIAVAEAAVAETIETVLRFETFHRFAGLVILAVAAKTASSKVGEYLPSPSIIIGFGLVASFEPSGFEFIVNPNLTRLVSAGAAAGTGVGFAGAIALFAPRLRGNVDINLFRFGSSVALGMLALDVLGLMPTKAPVALGVLGVTALFAFDPGSADEGEADFDDLAAADGADVNGAVADGGDDVAQDDAYDGYQDADEDADLNALTDDGIAQAGDDEDASKPGYGYPGEEESRAPWL; encoded by the coding sequence ATGGCGCTGCCTCTCGTCGACGGCATCTTCCCCGCACTCATTATGGCGGGGGCGTTGACGACCGCAGCAGGAGGCCTGTCGGTCACGGGCATTCTCCAGACCGGTCTGCTCATCTTCGGTGGGTCGGCTACCGTCGCGGTCATCCTCGCCGAGATGGACGGCACGCGCCGCGAACAGCTCACGTCCATCCTCATACTCGGTGCGATTCTCATCCCGATTGCGGTCGCCGAGGCCGCCGTCGCCGAGACGATCGAGACGGTGCTGAGGTTCGAGACCTTCCACCGCTTCGCTGGCCTCGTCATCCTGGCGGTCGCCGCGAAGACGGCCTCCTCGAAGGTCGGCGAGTATCTCCCCTCTCCGAGCATCATCATCGGGTTCGGACTCGTGGCGAGCTTCGAACCGTCCGGATTCGAATTCATCGTCAATCCGAACCTGACGCGCCTCGTGAGCGCCGGTGCCGCCGCCGGGACCGGCGTCGGCTTTGCGGGCGCTATCGCGCTGTTCGCCCCACGCCTCCGCGGAAACGTCGATATCAATCTCTTCCGCTTCGGGAGTTCGGTCGCCCTCGGCATGCTGGCGCTGGACGTGCTCGGCCTGATGCCGACTAAGGCACCCGTCGCACTGGGCGTCCTCGGCGTCACCGCGCTGTTCGCCTTCGACCCCGGGTCGGCGGATGAGGGGGAAGCTGACTTCGACGACCTCGCGGCCGCCGACGGTGCCGACGTGAACGGCGCTGTCGCCGACGGCGGCGACGATGTCGCACAGGACGACGCGTACGACGGGTATCAGGACGCGGACGAAGACGCCGACCTGAACGCGCTGACCGACGACGGTATCGCACAGGCCGGTGACGACGAGGATGCATCTAAGCCGGGCTACGGCTACCCCGGCGAAGAAGAGTCGCGCGCCCCCTGGTTGTAA